In Primulina huaijiensis isolate GDHJ02 chromosome 6, ASM1229523v2, whole genome shotgun sequence, a single window of DNA contains:
- the LOC140978586 gene encoding small ribosomal subunit protein uS2-like, producing MATPQRALSAKEADIQMMLAAEVHLGTKNCDFQMERYVFKRRNDGIYIINVGRTWEKLQMAARVIVAIENPQDIIVQSARPYGQRAVLKFAQYTGAHAIAGRHTPGTFTNQLQTSFSEPRLLILTDPRTDHQPIKEAALYNIPTIAFCDTDSPMRHVDIGIPANNKGKHSIGCLFWLLARMVLQMRGVIAPGHKWDVMVDLFFYREPEESKEQQEEEIPALPDYADYSAAAAGADWSSGQIPDAQWTPDMVGTMPPVAGGWNADTAAGDGWDAAAAPAMAAAPAVDIVPGVVPSGWE from the exons ATGGCGACTCCGCAAAGGGCATTGTCTGCAAAGGAGGCGGATATACAGATGATGCTGGCCGCCGAAGTTCATCTTGGCACCAAAAACTGCGATTTTCAGATGGAGCGTTACGTATTTAAGCGCCGAAACGACG GAATTTACATCATCAACGTCGGACGAACTTGGGAAAAACTTCAAATGGCTGCCAGAGTAATTGTTGCAATTGAGAATCCTCAAGACATTATTGTTCAGTCTGCCAGACCATATGGTCAGAGAGCTGTCCTCAAGTTTGCTCAATATACTGGTGCTCATGCAATTGCTGGTCGACACACACCTGGAACTTTCACCAACCAGCTTCAGACTTCATTCAGTGAACCTAGGCTTTTGATTCTTACGGACCCAAGAACCGATCATCAG CCTATCAAAGAAGCTGCTCTCTATAACATCCCCACCATAGCTTTCTGTGACACTGACTCTCCAATGCGTCATGTCGATATTGGTATTCCTGCCAATAACAAGGGAAAGCACAGCATTGGCTGTCTTTTTTGGCTCTTGGCTAGAATGGTTCTCCAGATGCGAGGTGTGATTGCACCTGGTCACAAATGGGATGTCATG GTTGATCTATTTTTCTACCGAGAGCCTGAGGAATCTAAGGAACAACAGGAGGAGGAAATTCCAGCTCTCCCCGATTATGCTGATTATTCGGCTGCTGCAGCTGGAGCTGATTGGTCCAGTGGTCAGATTCCAGATGCCCAATGGACTCCTGATATGGTTGGTACCATGCCACCAGTTGCAGGTGGTTGGAATGCTGACACAG CTGCCGGTGATGGATGGGATGCAGCTGCTGCACCAGCCATGGCTGCTGCTCCAGCTGTCGACATAGTGCCGGGTGTTGTTCCCAGTGGCTGGGAGTAG